A single Cucumis melo cultivar AY chromosome 4, USDA_Cmelo_AY_1.0, whole genome shotgun sequence DNA region contains:
- the LOC103501211 gene encoding uncharacterized protein C1450.15 yields the protein MEMEKKEMASKSSTPISIPEAFFLHLISTLGLALAFWIAHYIFSTDLISDPSRTLFFILVVQSPIVILLYSRYRTDRHQCSYLKAVARGLLGLPTGAIINAFGAIVLGAPIGAQYFLKTLNWSLVMSLFNIVPSACVFGSSWIDWQRLFAYTKPIGTIDHMICIPAHGAIIGAWFGAWPMPLDWERPWQEWPICVTYGAILGYSIAMAASLVLSHQRGLQHVKRD from the exons ATGGAGATGGAGAAGAAAGAGATGGCTTCTAAATCCTCTACTCCCATATCTATTCCAGAGGCGTTCTTTCTCCACCTAATCTCCACCCTAGGCCTAGCCCTAGCTTTCTGGATTGCTCATTACATCTTCTCCACCGATCTCATCTCCGATCCTTCTCGTACTCTCTTCTTCATTTTG GTCGTTCAATCTCCCATTGTGATTCTTCTTTACAGCCGGTATCGTACGGACCGACACCAATGCTCG TACTTGAAAGCTGTGGCACGAGGATTGCTTGGGCTCCCTACTG GTGCTATTATTAATGCCTTTGGAGCGATAGTTCTAGGCGCTCCTATTGGTGCTCA ATATTTCTTGAAGACCCTTAACTGGTCACTTGTGATGTCATTGTTCAAT ATCGTGCCTTCAGCATGTGTCTTTGGTTCATCGTGGATAGATTGGCAGCGCCTATTTGCTTACACAAA GCCAATTGGAACTATTGATCACATGATATGCATTCCAGCACATGGTGCCATTATTGGAGCGTGGTTTGGCGCATGGCCCATGCCACTTGATTGGGAAAGGCCATGGCAG GAATGGCCAATTTGCGTGACTTATGGGGCAATACTCGGCTACTCAATTGCAATGGCAGCATCCTTGGTTCTCTCACACCAGAGGGGTTTGCAGCATGTTAAAAGAGACTAA